A genomic window from Gemmatimonadaceae bacterium includes:
- the aroB gene encoding 3-dehydroquinate synthase, protein MTTLDLHGSQIEIASGALATLGERLTAMHPGRRIAIIADQTVGQHYAAKALASVLASGMQLGTTVGGTVAPGIFTFPAGEQHKTRETWAKLSDQLIAAGHRRDSVFVALGGGVTGDLVGFVAATYLRGVPFVQVPTSLLAMIDASIGGKTGVDTPAGKNLIGAFHQPSLVLVDPQFLRTLPPQHLRQGLAEAIKHGVIADAAYFAWIASSLREIIDVAESDDATALRLVQRSIEIKVEVVAQDEREGGIRKILNFGHTIGHAIEQVTGYGVSHGEAVAIGMVAEATLAERLGIARAGLADTIATVCDAAGLPVRLPSGADAAEVVIATRSDKKTRGGVVEYALPSAVGEMAGAAEGYGIAVPEADVLQMLQHL, encoded by the coding sequence GTGACCACGCTCGATCTCCACGGCTCGCAGATCGAGATCGCGTCGGGCGCGCTGGCCACCCTCGGCGAACGCCTCACCGCGATGCACCCGGGCCGCCGTATCGCCATCATCGCCGACCAAACCGTCGGCCAGCACTACGCGGCCAAGGCGCTGGCCAGCGTGCTGGCCTCGGGGATGCAGCTGGGCACGACCGTCGGCGGCACGGTGGCGCCGGGCATATTCACCTTCCCCGCCGGCGAGCAGCACAAGACCCGCGAGACCTGGGCCAAGCTCAGCGACCAGCTCATCGCCGCCGGCCATCGCCGCGACTCGGTCTTCGTCGCGCTCGGCGGCGGCGTCACCGGCGACCTCGTCGGCTTCGTGGCCGCCACCTACCTGCGCGGCGTGCCCTTCGTGCAGGTGCCGACCTCGCTGCTCGCGATGATCGACGCCAGCATCGGCGGCAAGACCGGCGTTGATACGCCGGCCGGCAAGAACCTCATCGGCGCCTTCCATCAGCCTTCGCTGGTGCTGGTGGACCCGCAGTTCCTGCGCACGCTGCCGCCCCAGCACCTGCGCCAAGGCCTCGCCGAAGCCATCAAGCACGGCGTCATCGCGGACGCGGCGTACTTCGCCTGGATCGCGTCTTCTCTGCGCGAGATCATCGACGTCGCCGAGTCGGACGACGCCACGGCGCTACGGCTCGTGCAGCGCTCAATTGAGATCAAGGTGGAGGTCGTGGCGCAAGACGAGCGCGAAGGCGGCATCCGGAAGATCCTCAACTTCGGCCACACCATCGGCCACGCCATCGAGCAGGTGACGGGCTACGGGGTGTCGCACGGCGAGGCGGTGGCGATCGGGATGGTGGCCGAAGCGACGCTGGCCGAGCGCTTGGGCATCGCGCGGGCCGGCCTCGCCGACACCATCGCCACGGTCTGCGACGCCGCAGGCCTGCCGGTGCGTCTGCCCAGCGGCGCCGACGCGGCCGAAGTTGTCATCGCAACGCGCAGCGACAAGAAAACGCGCGGTGGTGTGGTGGAATACGCCCTGCCCAGCGCCGTGGGCGAGATGGCGGGGGCGGCCGAGGGCTACGGGATCGCCGTGCCGGAGGCCGATGTGCTCCAAATGCTCCAACATTTGTGA
- a CDS encoding BamA/TamA family outer membrane protein produces the protein MTPRRACTVLVALLAFSMPAGLLAQDTRCDRGDVEVAALSFEGNTAFTDAQLAAGIVTTASSRARRLLRIVGARRCLDPAQLPLDVARLRLWYRNHGFTEATVDTVVGSVGPRRVEVRFLVTEGPPTLVDTLRIEGLDGVPERAAIIERLPTVRGGLFDRYANAATRDTITRRLRDNGYPDAETFLGYDLRRDARLATVIFTVAPGLRRRIGSVELRHAGRDGGEPEVRASAVRRLVGLQEGDLYRERLLERAKRTLYQSEAFSQVTIEPGDALGDSLIAVNVEVREGYLRAARLGGGWGSLDCFRMTGDLTEYNLLRSATRVELRGRVSKIGIGEPLGGAAALCPQAQNDIYSRNLNYYTGATISQPAVLRASFVPTLTLFSERRSEFNAFLRTTPAGGSLNLTRAIGRRSNAVGYTVEYGRTEAQPALYCAVFNACEAADRAALQRDLRLAVLSAASSYERTDDAFDPSRGVIGRVEARHASRIIGAERDLAFTRLTLDGATFVPLGDDIVFALRLRLGSVFGPNLALNQAATFVPPQERLYAGGPNSVRGFRQNELGPSVYIPTRFDTVRVDGTPATSIAPGETVYLRANPDEARERAVPTGGNTSIVGNVELRIVSPFLPTLIKWTLFTDVGELWNRGVGVRGLGFRQLKWTPGAGISIRTPIGFLRADLAYNQYDRQRGAAYFDAPVAAGGALYCVSPTNTLPATVVDGVLVQASGSCPGSYAPRTRREFFGRWTPSIAIGQAF, from the coding sequence GTGACGCCGCGGCGCGCGTGCACTGTCCTGGTCGCGCTGCTGGCGTTCTCGATGCCGGCGGGGCTGCTGGCGCAGGACACCCGATGCGACCGCGGCGACGTGGAGGTCGCGGCGCTGAGCTTCGAGGGCAACACGGCCTTCACCGACGCACAGCTCGCGGCCGGCATCGTCACGACGGCGAGTTCGCGGGCGCGGCGCCTCCTGCGCATCGTCGGCGCGCGGCGCTGCCTCGATCCGGCCCAGTTGCCGCTCGACGTCGCCCGCCTGCGCCTCTGGTACCGCAACCACGGCTTCACCGAGGCCACGGTGGACACGGTCGTCGGCAGCGTCGGGCCGCGCCGCGTCGAGGTGCGCTTCCTCGTGACCGAGGGTCCGCCGACGCTGGTGGACACGCTGCGCATCGAAGGCCTCGACGGCGTGCCGGAGCGCGCGGCGATCATCGAGCGCCTGCCGACGGTGCGCGGCGGGCTTTTTGACCGCTACGCCAACGCCGCCACGCGCGACACCATCACGCGCCGCCTGCGCGACAACGGCTACCCCGACGCCGAGACCTTCCTCGGCTACGACCTGCGCCGCGACGCGCGGCTGGCCACGGTGATCTTCACCGTCGCGCCGGGGCTGCGGCGACGCATCGGCAGCGTGGAGCTGCGCCACGCCGGCCGCGACGGCGGCGAGCCCGAGGTGCGTGCATCGGCCGTGCGCCGGCTCGTCGGCTTGCAGGAGGGCGACCTCTACCGCGAGCGCCTGCTCGAGCGGGCCAAGCGCACGCTCTACCAGAGCGAGGCCTTCTCGCAGGTCACCATCGAGCCCGGCGACGCGCTCGGGGATTCGCTGATCGCCGTGAACGTCGAGGTGCGCGAGGGTTACCTGCGCGCCGCGCGCCTCGGCGGCGGCTGGGGTTCGCTGGACTGCTTCCGGATGACCGGCGACCTCACCGAGTACAACCTCCTGCGCTCGGCGACGCGCGTGGAGTTGCGCGGCCGCGTGTCGAAGATTGGCATCGGTGAGCCGTTGGGCGGTGCCGCCGCGCTGTGCCCGCAGGCGCAGAACGACATCTACTCGCGCAACCTCAACTACTACACCGGCGCGACGATCTCGCAGCCGGCGGTGCTGCGCGCGAGCTTCGTGCCGACACTGACGCTGTTCTCCGAGCGCCGCTCCGAGTTCAACGCCTTCCTGCGCACGACGCCGGCCGGTGGCAGCCTCAACCTCACGCGGGCCATCGGGCGGCGCTCCAACGCCGTGGGCTACACGGTGGAGTACGGACGCACCGAGGCGCAGCCGGCCCTGTACTGCGCCGTGTTCAACGCCTGCGAAGCGGCCGACCGCGCGGCGCTGCAGCGCGACCTGCGCCTCGCCGTGCTCAGCGCCGCCAGCAGCTACGAGCGCACCGACGACGCCTTCGACCCCAGCCGCGGCGTCATCGGCCGGGTGGAGGCGCGCCACGCCTCGCGCATCATCGGCGCCGAGCGCGACCTCGCGTTCACGCGCCTCACGCTGGACGGCGCCACCTTCGTGCCGCTGGGCGACGACATCGTCTTCGCGCTGCGCCTGCGCCTGGGCAGCGTCTTCGGCCCGAACCTCGCGCTCAACCAGGCGGCCACCTTCGTACCGCCGCAGGAGCGGCTCTACGCCGGCGGTCCCAACTCCGTGCGCGGCTTCCGGCAGAACGAGCTCGGGCCCTCGGTGTACATCCCGACGCGCTTCGACACCGTGCGCGTGGACGGCACGCCGGCCACCAGCATCGCGCCGGGCGAGACCGTGTACCTGCGCGCCAACCCCGACGAAGCCCGCGAACGCGCCGTCCCCACCGGCGGTAACACCAGCATCGTCGGCAATGTCGAGTTGCGCATCGTCAGTCCTTTCCTGCCGACGCTGATCAAGTGGACGCTGTTCACCGACGTCGGCGAGCTGTGGAACCGCGGCGTCGGAGTGCGCGGACTGGGCTTCCGGCAACTGAAGTGGACGCCGGGCGCCGGCATCTCCATCCGCACGCCGATCGGCTTTCTCCGCGCCGACCTCGCGTACAACCAGTACGACCGCCAGCGCGGCGCGGCGTACTTCGATGCGCCCGTCGCCGCCGGCGGTGCGCTCTACTGCGTGAGCCCCACCAACACGCTGCCGGCGACGGTCGTGGACGGCGTACTCGTGCAGGCCAGCGGCAGTTGCCCCGGCAGCTACGCCCCGCGGACGCGGCGCGAGTTCTTCGGTCGCTGGACGCCATCCATCGCCATCGGGCAGGCCTTCTGA
- a CDS encoding RNA polymerase sigma factor RpoD/SigA produces MQHATETRKGYFRSSPSSAFDQYLQDIQKLPLITDVQEERRLARLAQKGDEAAAERLVTANLRFVISYVKKYQGHGLDLSELVAIGNEGLLKAVRKFDPDQGVKFISYAVWWVRQAVLKALAEQTRSVRIPLNQNSQLIRLSRAETVLAQVLKRDPTDSEIGRLLDETPEQVRASKSMSSTEVSLDAPVDRSDREASTLGERFAGADGIEIEERTDFQLMRECIDKVFRDYLTPRERKILNLYYGLDEGAEAMTLEKIGALMGVTRERIRQIRERAFDKLRTSPEGRALAGFWGVA; encoded by the coding sequence ATGCAGCACGCGACCGAGACGAGAAAAGGCTACTTCCGTTCTTCCCCGTCGTCCGCGTTTGACCAGTACCTGCAGGATATCCAGAAGCTCCCGCTCATCACTGACGTCCAAGAGGAGCGTCGCCTCGCGCGGCTCGCGCAGAAGGGCGACGAGGCCGCCGCCGAGCGGCTGGTCACAGCCAACCTCCGCTTCGTCATCTCCTATGTGAAGAAGTACCAGGGCCACGGCCTCGACCTCTCCGAGCTCGTCGCCATCGGCAACGAGGGCCTGCTCAAGGCGGTCCGCAAGTTCGATCCCGACCAAGGCGTGAAGTTCATCTCCTACGCCGTGTGGTGGGTGCGTCAGGCCGTGCTCAAGGCACTGGCCGAGCAGACGCGCTCCGTGCGCATCCCGCTCAACCAGAACTCACAGCTCATTCGCCTCTCCCGCGCCGAGACGGTGCTGGCGCAGGTGCTCAAGCGCGACCCGACCGACAGCGAGATCGGCCGCCTGTTGGACGAGACGCCGGAGCAGGTGCGCGCGTCCAAGTCGATGTCGTCCACCGAGGTGTCGTTGGACGCACCGGTCGATCGCTCGGACCGCGAGGCCTCGACGCTGGGCGAGCGCTTCGCCGGGGCCGACGGCATCGAGATCGAGGAGCGGACGGACTTCCAGTTGATGCGCGAGTGCATCGACAAGGTCTTCCGCGACTACCTCACGCCGCGCGAGCGGAAGATCCTCAACCTGTATTATGGCCTCGACGAGGGCGCCGAGGCGATGACGCTGGAGAAGATTGGTGCGTTGATGGGCGTGACGCGCGAGCGCATCCGGCAGATCCGCGAACGGGCCTTCGACAAGCTCCGCACGTCGCCGGAAGGCCGGGCGCTGGCGGGCTTCTGGGGAGTGGCGTAA
- a CDS encoding 4Fe-4S dicluster domain-containing protein, translating into MTQDLRSGLDACVHCGFCLSACPTYLALDDENDSPRGRLVLMRALLDGRVDAGDADLSRHLDQCLGCRGCETACPSGVPYGHLLEATRATMLEHKPLPWLARLVLAVFARGWLLRPALFAARLIRVSGIARLAARVLPRRLAFPAAMLASTARAQAATWTPQPQGSRSGAQSAHNSNGPRTALLTGCAMEGLLPTVNRATERVLAHNGHQMVPARGQVCCGALHAHAGDAGTARDLARRNIAAFERSGAEHIAMNSAGCGAMCRDYGRLLADDPAWAARAEAFSAKVRDVSELLAAAGPRPTRGTASRTNVAWDAPCHLEHAQRVKAPPLQVLAAIGNIAAQPLPDADQCCGSAGIYTLLQPELSAQVLAPKLARIHESGAAVVATANPGCLMQIGAGLLQGGRGTVARHPVELLDAAYAAEARTD; encoded by the coding sequence GTGACGCAAGACCTGCGCAGCGGCCTCGACGCCTGTGTGCACTGCGGCTTCTGCCTCAGCGCCTGCCCCACCTACCTCGCGCTCGACGACGAGAACGATTCGCCGCGCGGACGCCTCGTGCTGATGCGCGCCCTGCTCGACGGTCGGGTGGATGCCGGCGACGCCGACCTCTCACGGCACCTCGATCAATGCCTCGGATGCCGAGGCTGCGAAACCGCCTGCCCCAGCGGCGTGCCCTACGGACACCTGCTCGAAGCCACTCGCGCGACGATGCTCGAACACAAGCCGCTGCCCTGGCTCGCGCGGCTGGTGCTGGCCGTGTTCGCACGCGGCTGGCTGCTGCGCCCGGCACTGTTCGCGGCACGGTTGATCCGCGTCAGCGGCATCGCGCGACTCGCCGCGCGCGTGCTGCCTCGACGCCTCGCGTTTCCCGCAGCGATGCTGGCCTCGACGGCGCGAGCGCAGGCGGCAACTTGGACTCCGCAGCCACAGGGCAGTCGATCCGGAGCGCAAAGCGCGCACAACAGCAACGGCCCGCGCACGGCGCTGCTCACCGGCTGTGCGATGGAAGGACTGCTTCCCACGGTGAATCGCGCCACCGAACGCGTCCTCGCGCACAACGGACATCAGATGGTCCCGGCCCGTGGGCAGGTATGCTGCGGCGCCCTGCACGCACACGCCGGCGACGCAGGCACGGCGCGCGATCTCGCAAGGCGCAACATCGCCGCCTTCGAGCGCAGCGGCGCCGAGCACATCGCGATGAACTCCGCCGGCTGCGGCGCGATGTGCCGCGACTACGGCCGCCTGCTGGCCGACGACCCGGCCTGGGCGGCGCGGGCTGAAGCGTTCAGCGCAAAGGTCCGCGACGTCTCCGAGCTGCTCGCCGCGGCCGGTCCGCGGCCCACCCGCGGCACCGCCAGCCGCACGAACGTCGCCTGGGACGCGCCCTGCCACCTCGAGCACGCGCAGCGCGTGAAGGCGCCGCCGCTGCAGGTGCTGGCGGCCATCGGCAACATCGCCGCCCAGCCGCTGCCCGACGCAGACCAATGCTGCGGCTCAGCCGGCATCTATACCCTGCTCCAGCCCGAGCTCTCGGCGCAGGTGCTGGCGCCCAAGCTGGCCCGCATCCACGAGTCCGGCGCGGCGGTGGTTGCCACGGCCAATCCGGGCTGCCTGATGCAGATCGGCGCCGGCCTGCTCCAAGGCGGCCGCGGGACGGTCGCCCGCCATCCGGTGGAACTGCTCGACGCGGCGTACGCCGCCGAGGCGCGGACCGATTAG
- a CDS encoding FAD-binding protein, translating to MDSRPLTQTSIAGELATLVGPAHVLTRPTTLLAYESDALPGYRHRPSLAVFPGTRDELVAVMHCLAAAGAPFVARGAGTGLSGGALADGTVLLGLQRLKRILAVDAIARTATVEPGVVNAVLTREVAAHGLHYAPDPSSQTACTLGGNLAENAGGPHCLKYGVTLNHAVRATVLLPDGELVTLDRGDDGGYDLLGAFVGSEGCFGVAVDLTVRLTPNPEQVITMLADFLSVRAAAAATSRIVAAGIVPAALELMDQATIRAVEESIYAAGYPTDAAAVLLIEVDGAAAGLADDAELVTALCEEAGAREVRRATEPAARARLWQGRKKAFGAMGRVAPHLVVQDAVVPRTMLAELLEDISAIGARHGVRVCNVFHAGDGNLHPNIPYDADDPDEAARVHAAMAEIMARCIAAGGTITGEHGVGLDKLEYMDALFSADTLDAMCSLREAFDPDRRANPGKVVPIHSCREWHAAAGARFGARQ from the coding sequence ATGGATTCTCGCCCGCTGACCCAGACGTCGATTGCAGGCGAGCTCGCCACTCTCGTCGGCCCAGCTCACGTCCTCACCCGCCCCACCACGCTGCTGGCCTACGAATCCGACGCGCTGCCGGGCTACCGGCACCGCCCATCGCTGGCGGTGTTCCCGGGCACGCGCGATGAGCTCGTCGCCGTGATGCACTGCCTCGCGGCGGCCGGCGCGCCCTTCGTGGCCCGCGGCGCGGGCACGGGCCTCTCCGGCGGTGCGCTGGCCGACGGCACGGTGCTGCTCGGCTTGCAGCGGCTCAAGCGCATCCTCGCGGTGGACGCGATCGCGCGCACGGCGACGGTCGAGCCCGGTGTGGTAAACGCGGTGCTCACGCGCGAGGTCGCGGCCCACGGACTGCATTACGCGCCCGATCCGTCATCGCAGACGGCCTGCACGCTGGGTGGCAACCTCGCCGAGAACGCCGGCGGGCCGCACTGCCTCAAGTACGGCGTCACGCTCAACCACGCCGTGCGGGCGACGGTGCTGCTGCCGGACGGTGAGCTCGTCACGCTGGACCGCGGCGACGACGGCGGCTACGACCTGCTCGGCGCCTTCGTCGGCAGCGAAGGCTGCTTCGGCGTGGCGGTGGATCTCACCGTGCGGCTCACGCCCAATCCCGAGCAGGTGATCACGATGCTCGCGGACTTCCTCAGCGTTCGTGCGGCCGCCGCGGCCACCTCGCGCATCGTCGCGGCGGGCATCGTGCCGGCGGCGCTGGAACTGATGGACCAGGCCACCATCCGCGCGGTGGAGGAGAGCATCTACGCCGCTGGGTATCCGACTGACGCGGCGGCGGTGCTGCTGATCGAAGTGGATGGCGCCGCCGCCGGGCTCGCCGACGACGCCGAGCTCGTGACCGCGCTCTGCGAAGAGGCCGGTGCACGCGAGGTGCGACGCGCCACGGAGCCCGCCGCGCGCGCGCGACTCTGGCAGGGCCGCAAGAAGGCCTTCGGTGCGATGGGCCGCGTGGCACCGCACCTCGTGGTGCAGGACGCCGTCGTGCCGCGCACGATGCTGGCGGAGCTGCTGGAGGACATCTCGGCGATCGGTGCGCGGCACGGCGTGCGCGTTTGCAACGTGTTCCACGCCGGTGACGGGAACCTGCACCCGAACATTCCCTACGACGCCGACGACCCCGACGAGGCGGCACGCGTACACGCGGCGATGGCCGAGATTATGGCGCGCTGCATCGCCGCCGGCGGCACGATCACCGGCGAGCACGGCGTCGGACTCGACAAGCTCGAGTATATGGATGCGCTGTTCAGCGCCGATACGCTCGACGCGATGTGCAGCCTCCGCGAAGCCTTCGATCCCGATCGCCGCGCGAACCCGGGAAAGGTCGTACCCATCCACAGTTGCCGCGAGTGGCACGCCGCTGCGGGAGCGCGGTTCGGAGCGCGGCAATGA
- a CDS encoding FAD-binding protein — protein sequence MSLARSALHPHTAEELATMIRESTDGLRIRGAGHWMHVGQPVRAGNELHLGAFAGIRSYTPGDLTITVGAATTLAELDAAVGAQGQWCPLLPWGDDSGTVGATLATASAGPFSTTLGRPRDLTLGIECVDGRGRIIRAGGRVVKNVAGFDLTRLMVGAWGTLGVITEVHLRLRAKPSADATFYIEGHEATALRAFAQSSPTVLAALPLGDAGTRALGLEGHGAWLLRLGGNAAAVRDAQTRLSALGACKEVDAAAWTTVRRELAPAPRTAHWHWTPLALRIKSLFDPTGQLNPGLLGDGAELAA from the coding sequence ATGAGCCTCGCGCGCAGCGCACTGCATCCGCACACGGCGGAGGAACTCGCGACGATGATCCGCGAGTCCACCGACGGCCTGCGCATCCGCGGAGCCGGCCACTGGATGCACGTCGGGCAGCCCGTGCGTGCCGGCAACGAGCTGCACCTGGGCGCCTTCGCCGGCATCCGCAGCTACACGCCAGGCGATCTCACCATCACGGTCGGGGCGGCGACGACACTCGCCGAACTCGACGCCGCCGTCGGCGCGCAGGGCCAGTGGTGCCCGCTGCTTCCTTGGGGCGACGATAGCGGCACGGTGGGCGCGACGCTCGCCACCGCCAGCGCCGGTCCATTCTCCACCACGCTCGGGCGCCCGCGCGATCTCACGCTCGGCATCGAATGCGTGGACGGACGCGGCCGCATCATCCGCGCCGGTGGGCGCGTGGTGAAGAACGTCGCGGGCTTCGACCTCACGCGGCTGATGGTCGGCGCTTGGGGCACGCTGGGCGTCATCACCGAAGTGCACCTTCGCCTGCGCGCGAAGCCCAGCGCCGACGCCACCTTCTATATAGAAGGGCACGAAGCCACGGCGCTGCGCGCCTTCGCGCAATCGTCGCCCACGGTGTTGGCCGCACTGCCGCTCGGCGATGCCGGTACGCGAGCGCTCGGACTCGAGGGCCACGGCGCGTGGTTGCTGCGCCTCGGCGGGAACGCCGCCGCGGTGCGCGATGCACAGACGCGCCTGTCAGCACTCGGCGCCTGCAAGGAAGTCGACGCCGCCGCCTGGACCACAGTGCGTCGCGAGCTGGCGCCGGCTCCACGCACCGCGCATTGGCACTGGACACCGCTGGCGCTGCGCATCAAGTCGCTGTTCGATCCCACGGGGCAGCTCAATCCGGGCCTGCTCGGCGACGGCGCGGAGCTGGCCGCGTGA
- a CDS encoding NAD(P)/FAD-dependent oxidoreductase — protein MATHDIRDITIIGAGPTGLFALFYAGMRGASAQIVDALPQPGGQLTALYPEKHIFDVAGYPKVLAKDLVHNLMQQAGQFGQPVHCGQNVVGLEEADGHFVLVTETDRFPTRSVLIAAGIGAFSPRRLPQACAEPWYGRGIDDVVLDPKKYAGQRVVIIGGGDSAFDWAHQLDGIAKEITLVHRSDRFRAHQATVDAVMQAATLGKATIHTFHELAEVHGNGDRLVGIELKDIKAKSTRRVDCDAVLPMLGYVSDMGALTSWGLTIEKDEIVVNSMMETGRPGIWAAGDVNTYPGKLKLIALGFAESAIAVNQAVHWIYPEKKVNPGHSSNLAVFGQKDD, from the coding sequence ATGGCAACTCACGACATCCGAGACATTACGATTATCGGCGCGGGCCCGACAGGGCTTTTTGCGCTGTTCTATGCTGGTATGCGCGGGGCGAGTGCGCAAATCGTCGACGCCCTCCCCCAGCCCGGCGGTCAACTCACCGCCCTGTACCCCGAGAAGCACATCTTCGATGTGGCGGGCTATCCGAAGGTCCTCGCGAAGGATCTCGTCCACAACCTGATGCAGCAGGCCGGGCAGTTCGGCCAGCCGGTGCACTGCGGCCAGAACGTGGTCGGGCTCGAGGAAGCCGACGGCCACTTCGTGCTCGTCACCGAGACCGACCGCTTCCCGACGCGCAGCGTGCTCATCGCGGCCGGCATCGGGGCCTTCTCGCCGCGGCGCCTGCCGCAGGCCTGCGCCGAGCCCTGGTACGGCAGGGGCATCGACGACGTGGTGCTCGATCCCAAGAAGTACGCTGGGCAGCGCGTGGTCATCATCGGCGGCGGTGACTCGGCGTTCGACTGGGCGCACCAGCTCGACGGCATCGCCAAGGAGATCACGCTGGTGCACCGCTCGGACCGCTTCCGCGCGCACCAGGCCACGGTGGACGCCGTGATGCAGGCGGCCACGCTGGGCAAGGCGACGATCCACACCTTCCACGAACTGGCTGAGGTCCACGGCAACGGCGACCGGCTCGTGGGCATCGAGCTCAAGGACATCAAGGCCAAGAGCACGCGCCGCGTGGACTGCGATGCCGTCCTGCCGATGCTGGGGTACGTCTCCGATATGGGCGCACTCACCAGCTGGGGCCTGACGATCGAGAAGGACGAGATCGTCGTGAACTCGATGATGGAGACCGGCCGTCCGGGTATCTGGGCGGCGGGCGACGTGAACACGTATCCAGGCAAGCTGAAGCTCATCGCGCTGGGCTTCGCCGAGTCGGCGATTGCGGTGAACCAGGCCGTGCACTGGATCTATCCCGAGAAGAAGGTGAACCCCGGACACTCGTCCAACCTCGCCGTCTTCGGACAGAAGGACGACTGA
- a CDS encoding serine/threonine protein kinase — MSLGPDIRTDLRFRLLREIARGGMATVYEAEQLGTAGFSKRMAVKIIHERFAEHPEWLQLFHDEAKLSANLVHGNIVQIYHLGVSDRGPFIAMEYIKGITLRTLINTHRRRREALPPDIAAYCASRICRALDFAHHFVDDDGDRLEIVHRDVSPGNVMLTWDGHVKLADFGIAKARTMFDPAASKSVLLGKKHYMAPEQLLGKHVDTRADVFSMGVVLFELFALKTLFTENETLAAIEEVVISPTPDIQSLLPLVDAGIRGIIGGAIAKEPRDRPSAAKLGQSLDKWNMAQGTPGSPERLQQHLAALFPESYQPPTRPTTAIAAVDVPDTRPGKR; from the coding sequence ATGAGCCTCGGCCCCGACATCCGCACCGACCTCCGGTTCCGCCTGCTGCGCGAGATCGCCCGCGGGGGGATGGCCACGGTCTATGAGGCCGAGCAGTTGGGGACGGCCGGCTTCTCCAAGCGGATGGCCGTCAAGATCATCCACGAGCGCTTCGCCGAGCACCCGGAGTGGCTGCAGCTCTTCCACGACGAGGCCAAGCTCTCGGCCAACCTCGTGCACGGCAACATCGTCCAGATCTACCACCTGGGGGTCTCCGACCGCGGGCCGTTCATCGCGATGGAGTACATCAAGGGCATCACGCTGCGGACGCTGATCAACACGCACCGCCGCCGCCGCGAGGCCCTGCCGCCGGACATCGCCGCCTACTGCGCCAGCCGCATCTGCCGCGCCCTCGACTTCGCCCACCACTTCGTGGACGACGACGGCGACCGGCTGGAGATCGTCCACCGCGATGTCTCGCCGGGCAACGTGATGCTCACCTGGGACGGCCACGTGAAGCTGGCCGACTTCGGCATCGCCAAGGCGCGCACGATGTTCGATCCCGCCGCCAGCAAGTCCGTGCTGCTCGGCAAGAAGCACTATATGGCCCCGGAGCAACTGCTGGGGAAGCACGTCGACACGCGGGCCGACGTCTTCTCGATGGGCGTGGTGCTCTTCGAGCTCTTCGCGCTCAAGACGCTGTTTACCGAGAACGAGACACTGGCGGCGATCGAGGAAGTCGTCATCTCGCCCACGCCCGACATCCAGTCCCTGCTGCCACTGGTGGACGCCGGCATCCGCGGCATCATCGGGGGCGCAATCGCCAAGGAACCGAGGGATCGGCCCAGCGCCGCCAAGCTCGGGCAGTCGCTCGACAAGTGGAATATGGCGCAGGGCACGCCGGGCAGTCCCGAGCGCCTGCAGCAGCACCTGGCCGCGCTGTTTCCCGAGAGCTACCAACCGCCGACGCGACCGACGACCGCCATCGCAGCGGTGGACGTGCCGGATACGCGACCGGGCAAGCGCTAG
- a CDS encoding cob(I)yrinic acid a,c-diamide adenosyltransferase has translation MTLKIYTKTGDDGDTGLFGGGRVAKDHPRVSAYGDVDELNAVIGMARSVEMMPRIDEVLAPVQRDLFALGALLATPDLEKMREQLEKARISDARIAQLEQAIDDGEAELEPLKAFILPGGTPKAAALHVARTVCRRAERAVITLQRDTEVPQLVIVYLNRLSDLLFVLARVANRRAGAGEVTW, from the coding sequence ATGACCCTCAAGATCTACACCAAGACGGGCGACGACGGCGACACCGGCCTCTTCGGCGGCGGCCGTGTGGCCAAGGACCACCCCCGCGTCAGCGCCTACGGCGACGTGGACGAGCTCAACGCCGTCATCGGGATGGCCCGCTCGGTGGAGATGATGCCGCGCATCGACGAAGTCCTGGCGCCGGTGCAGCGCGACCTCTTCGCGCTCGGCGCGCTGCTGGCCACGCCGGACCTCGAGAAGATGCGCGAGCAGCTCGAGAAGGCGCGCATCTCGGACGCCCGTATCGCGCAGCTCGAACAGGCCATCGACGACGGCGAAGCCGAGCTCGAGCCGCTGAAGGCCTTCATCCTCCCCGGCGGTACGCCCAAGGCCGCCGCGCTGCACGTCGCCCGCACCGTCTGCCGCCGCGCCGAGCGCGCCGTCATCACGTTGCAGCGCGACACCGAGGTGCCGCAGCTCGTCATCGTGTACCTCAACCGGCTCAGCGACCTGCTCTTCGTGCTGGCCCGCGTCGCCAACCGGCGCGCCGGCGCCGGCGAAGTGACCTGGTAG